In a single window of the Xylanimonas protaetiae genome:
- a CDS encoding Fur family transcriptional regulator, with the protein MLTQDDVAAMLRQASLRVTKPRLAVVAAVDRLPHADTESVIAAVREELPGVSHQAVYDSLHTLSALGILRTIKPAGSVARYETRTGDNHHHVVCRSCGAVADVDCAVGETLCLTPSDTHGFRVDEAEVVYWGLCPQCAAATDDADAHA; encoded by the coding sequence ATGCTCACCCAGGACGACGTCGCGGCCATGCTGCGCCAGGCGTCGCTGCGTGTGACGAAGCCCCGTCTCGCCGTCGTCGCCGCCGTCGACCGGCTGCCGCACGCCGACACCGAGTCCGTCATCGCTGCCGTCCGCGAGGAGCTGCCCGGCGTGTCGCACCAGGCCGTGTACGACTCCCTGCACACGCTCAGCGCCCTCGGCATCCTGCGCACCATCAAGCCCGCCGGCTCCGTCGCCCGCTACGAGACCCGCACGGGCGACAACCACCACCACGTGGTGTGCCGATCGTGCGGCGCCGTGGCCGACGTCGACTGCGCCGTGGGAGAGACCCTGTGTCTGACGCCGTCGGACACGCACGGCTTCCGTGTCGACGAGGCGGAGGTCGTGTACTGGGGGCTCTGCCCGCAGTGCGCGGCCGCCACCGACGACGCCGACGCGCACGCCTGA
- a CDS encoding MerR family transcriptional regulator, translated as MTDRGLTSGEMSRASGLSPKALRLYHANGLLVPATVDDVTGYRTYGPDQVARGRTIALLRRLELPLERVAAVVDAPPDDARDLLMRWWGERRAAAGEGRAAVEAHLAATMPVRDDVRRRTVPARKVATLTSEPDQAALVPTFTADVLTVRAHLAAQGARFGDEYWVVYRELTGPGVTGRVETCVPYEGTVDPAGAVVLREEPAGEEAFLPVTVRECAFPQIVDLHAATVAAARRAGVASPVRREIYAVPWSDDDPDAVVAEAAVRW; from the coding sequence GTGACCGACCGCGGCCTGACGTCGGGGGAGATGTCGCGTGCGAGCGGCCTCTCGCCCAAGGCGCTGCGCCTCTACCACGCCAACGGGCTCCTGGTCCCGGCGACCGTGGACGACGTGACCGGGTACCGCACCTACGGCCCGGACCAGGTCGCCCGCGGGCGCACCATCGCCCTGCTGCGCCGGCTGGAGCTGCCGCTCGAGCGTGTCGCCGCCGTCGTCGACGCCCCGCCCGACGACGCCCGCGACCTGCTGATGCGCTGGTGGGGCGAGCGGCGCGCCGCCGCGGGCGAGGGCCGCGCCGCCGTCGAGGCGCACCTCGCCGCCACGATGCCGGTGCGCGACGACGTCCGTCGGCGGACCGTCCCCGCGCGCAAGGTCGCGACCCTGACGAGCGAGCCGGACCAGGCCGCCCTCGTCCCGACGTTCACCGCCGACGTCCTGACCGTGCGAGCGCACCTCGCGGCCCAGGGCGCGCGCTTCGGCGACGAGTACTGGGTGGTGTACCGGGAGCTGACCGGGCCGGGCGTCACCGGGCGGGTCGAGACGTGCGTGCCCTACGAGGGCACGGTCGACCCCGCCGGCGCCGTCGTCCTGCGGGAAGAGCCCGCCGGCGAGGAGGCGTTCCTGCCCGTCACCGTGCGCGAGTGCGCGTTCCCGCAGATCGTGGACCTGCACGCGGCGACGGTCGCCGCCGCACGGAGGGCGGGCGTCGCCTCCCCGGTGCGGCGCGAGATCTACGCCGTCCCGTGGTCCGACGACGACCCGGACGCCGTCGTCGCGGAGGCCGCCGTGCGCTGGTGA
- a CDS encoding alpha/beta hydrolase family protein, whose translation MDLTATGPLASAGPLTVYDPARAAYDGTGPRPVRVTVWRAARDDAPLIVLSHGTGGSVRELEWWATALRDAGCDVVGIDHHGNSYVAGKTALGFVSWWDRALDVSVALDHVAARGPVGVAGFSLGGYTAAAVCGARLAQAMVERLGGGDVELPPPPEYPTLLEELTALDPEVLASLPRRAAADLRDRRVRAGFLLCPALGPLLDDAATTAGVDVPVAVRWTASDVIAPPAENGMRYARAIRGADAATVGTPAAGHYGFVLEEHDDPAAKADTARDSIAFFHRTLG comes from the coding sequence ATGGACCTCACCGCCACCGGGCCGCTCGCCTCCGCCGGGCCGCTCACCGTCTACGACCCTGCCCGCGCCGCGTACGACGGCACGGGTCCGCGTCCCGTCCGCGTCACCGTGTGGCGGGCGGCGCGCGACGACGCCCCGCTGATCGTGCTGTCCCACGGCACGGGCGGCTCCGTGCGGGAGCTGGAGTGGTGGGCGACGGCGCTGCGCGACGCGGGGTGCGACGTCGTCGGGATCGACCATCACGGCAACAGCTACGTCGCAGGCAAGACGGCCCTGGGCTTCGTCAGCTGGTGGGACCGCGCGCTGGACGTCTCGGTCGCCCTCGACCACGTCGCGGCCCGGGGACCGGTCGGCGTGGCGGGCTTCTCGCTCGGCGGCTACACCGCGGCGGCCGTGTGCGGCGCGCGGCTCGCCCAGGCGATGGTGGAACGGCTGGGCGGTGGCGACGTCGAGCTGCCGCCCCCACCGGAGTACCCGACGCTCCTCGAGGAGCTCACCGCCCTGGACCCCGAGGTGCTCGCGTCGCTCCCGCGCCGCGCCGCGGCCGACCTGCGCGACCGCCGCGTCCGCGCCGGCTTCCTGCTGTGCCCGGCGCTCGGCCCGCTGCTCGACGACGCCGCGACGACCGCCGGCGTCGACGTCCCGGTGGCGGTGCGCTGGACGGCGTCGGACGTGATCGCGCCCCCGGCGGAGAACGGCATGCGGTACGCCCGCGCGATCCGTGGCGCGGACGCGGCGACGGTCGGCACGCCGGCTGCGGGCCACTACGGCTTCGTGCTCGAGGAGCACGACGACCCGGCGGCGAAGGCGGACACCGCTCGCGACTCGATCGCGTTCTTCCACCGCACGCTGGGCTGA